The following nucleotide sequence is from Ochotona princeps isolate mOchPri1 chromosome 24, mOchPri1.hap1, whole genome shotgun sequence.
TtaagttttattgtttttaattgaaaagatttactgagggacagagagaaagatctttacttctctggttcactccccaagtggctgcaacagccagagctaagccgatttgaagccaggagctcttccgggtctcccacacgggtacagggtcccaaggctttgggccatcctctttcccaggccacgagcagggagctttGGGACACAGACCAGTGCACAGCCCTATTCTGGAACTTTCTAAATGCAGCCTTCTGTCCAGTGCCATGTCATTTCCATCTGCTTTGATTGACCTCTCCActtcgccttttttttttttttttttttttttttttgccactttgcctcttgtgggatttttttttccctgaagttAGCTTTTCCTCCCATGTTTGTGCTCTGAAACTGTCTTGGAGAGGATGGGTTTGGGAAAGACTGTGcatgagagggaaaaaaactacatggatttCAACTCGTGCATTTTTCAAAAAGCTGATTGCAAAGCAAAGGTTCCTGGCAGACCTGATTTCCATTTgtgtttgactccccaaatgcctgtagcagggtcaggtcaaagctgggggcctggaactcagtctgggtctgtaATGGGTGGCAGGACGCAGCTGccagagccatcacctgttgcctgtgAGGGCGCACTGCACCtgggagctgggattggaaacAGTAGGAACTGAGGCTGGAACCAGGCATGCCAATTTGAGATGCAATTGTCTAATAGCATTATCAAAAACTCGTCCCTGGTACTGGTAtgatagcctaatgactaaatcctcaccttgcaagtgctgggattccgtATGAGTTTGGTTTgtggtctggctgctccactttccattccaacccctgggaaagcagatgacagctcaggtctttgggactctgtacctgtctgggagacttggaaaaagctcttgcCTCCAGATCGACTCAGCCCTAgacattttagccatttggggagtcaaccaacagatggaacatctttctgtctcctcaccATAAATAtggtctgcttttccagtaaaaataaacaggtCTTTTATTTTCCCAAATTTCTTCAAGTATCTTTGCATTGCAGGAAAAAGGGTCAGAGTGCGTATAGCTGAGTAAAACTGGGATTTGGGGGATTATTGGGTCATGGTGGGATTTAAATAAGTGCCTTGGGGAGAGGGAAAGTTGTGAAACATACGGATTAGGTAGGGAGAGCGAGGAATGGGCTGCCTCAGTACAAGGAAAGTATGGAGAGTGAAGATTGTCTTGTTCAGAGAACTCTTGAAGACATGGGAGTAGCGAAGGCTGGTCTGTGTGCACATGTTTCAGTGGAGCTTTGCGTTAAAAACATTTCACAGGAGCTAGTGGGACTTAACACCTGCAAATCCTTTGGTGAGTCTCACTGGGAAAGGTTGATGAGAGCTGTCAATACTTGGAATCAAGGGTATGGCTCTTTCCCTGGGTGGTGAAATACAGTATGATCACCTAGTGTCCACGTGTGTTTAGTATGTGCATGCTGTAATTTAGTCTTTGTTGAGGCAGTGTGGGACACTGTGACTTAAAGTGCCCACCTAGAGATTAGTCACTCCATCTTTATCCTGCAGTGTAGTCTGAAATCCTTAGATAGGTTGGTTAAAGTCTTTGGACGGGAAATGGATGCCCTTTAGTGCCGTGGATCTGTCTGGTGTTGTTGTGGCTTGTCGGGAGGCCCATTTACCAGAGTTTGGATGTTAAGGTAGTTGAAGGTACCATTTGCATCGAAATGAGACCAAAGGAGAATGTGGAGAGATTTTAGAGACATTGAATCCCAATCTGCCTCAGGTGGAAGAAACATCTAGGTGCAAGGAAGAATGATTTAGTGTTTTGTGCGAGAGCATTGGGGAAAGGCTTTGATTTTTTCTGGATAGGAAGCAAGTTCCTTAGGAGATGGGGAGGGTGAAGTGGCAGCACGCAGTAACAGCTGCAGTAGGAGACGGTAGGTGTTGAACTAGGGCTGTGGGTGGCGGTAGGTGGTTAGTTTGGGGCCAGGGGCCTGACCCGTATCTCCCCGCTCCCCCCCAGGAGCGGTGGTGCCCCCGGGCACAGGGCCATGTACAACGGGATCGGGCTGCCGACGCCCCGGGGCAGCGGCACCAACGGCTACGTCCAGCGCAACCTGTCCCTGGTGCGGGGCCGCCGGGGTGAGCGGCCTGACTAcaagggagaggaggagctgcGGCGCCTGGAGGCTGCCCTGGTGAAGCGGCCTAACCCTGACATCCTGGACCACGAGCGCAAGCGGCGCGTGGAGCTGCGATGCCTCGAGCTGGAGGAGATGATGGAagagcaggggtgaggggaggactGGGGGAGAGCCGAGCACCGAGTGCGTGCAGAGCTGGGTGTTAGGTGGGATGCAGGGAGGATAGGCCTGGTTGAGAGGCAACTCTAGGGGAGGAGGTCAGGTAGGAAGTGAGGAAATGGGCACACGTAGGCATCGGGGGAGACGGGAATTTGAATTGTTCAGATGGTGGTACAGGGGAAAGGAGGGGCTGTTGAGGAACAGTGTACTTAGGAAACTCAGGAAGGCAGTGCCCAGGCAGGAGAAGCGCTGGCTAAGCTGCTCGGTCTTGTCGTTGGtagagaagagggaggaaggtAAATGGATTTAAGGGTTGAGGCCTTAGAAAGTAACCAAGCCATTAAAACAAATAGGAGAGCTGTAGGCCAGGTAGGGAAGTGAAACTTTGGAAAGGAAACTCATTTAAGCAGAAAACCTTTCAGAGCAGTGGTTTTCAAACTGAAGCAGCGGCACTTGGTTTTTTATATTCAGTTTTGGAATCCCAGGAAATAGAAGTCCTTTTTCAACCTTGTTGAAGTTGGGGTGAGCATTTGGAACTCTGCCTGCTTAACTTGACTCTCTGGACCCTGAAGCACAATGTGTTTAAAATCCACTGTTCTAGAGGCAATAGTGAGGAAGGGAAAAGGGTGAGAGGACTTGAGAGAAGGGGCCTTAGGGTGGCAGTGAGTGAGCAGCTCTGTGCGTGGAGAAGGAAGGGATCCTGTTGGGAATGTGATCAATGTCAGCCCGGTTGGGGAGAGTGCCCTGCAGGCTCTAACACTGCAGGTGTTTGTCCTTCAGGTACGAGGAACAACAAATTCAGGAAAAAGTGGCGACCTTTCGACTCATGTTGCTGGAGAAGGATGTGAACCCTGGGGGCAAGGAGGAGACCCCGGGGCAGAGGCCAACGTGAGTGTCACCCCTCCATCGctgtcctctctccctgccttgacCTGTGCCTTCTGCTGTTTGCTTCACACTTTGGCCCTTTTCCTCACCAGGGTAACTGAGACTCACCAGTTGGCAGAATTGAATGAGAAGAAGAATGAGCGACTCCGTGCTGCCTTTGGCATCAGTGACTCCTACGTGGATGGCAGCTCTTTCGATCCTCAGCGTCGAGCCCGGGAGGCTAAACAGGCTGCTGCTGAGCCTCCCAAGCCTTACAGGTACACAGCCTGTGCGCTGGCCTCCGCCGCCTCCTGGTGCCTGCACATCTTCTGTGTTTCCTGGGGGACTGAACTCTTCCCAAACTTGTCAAACTGTGGTCCTCTGGGGTAAAATGTCTAAGCAAAGTGTTTATGATATCCAGCTTTTCTTCCCACCTTCTCCCCAGCCTTGTCCGGGAGTCTAGCAGTTCTCGCTCCCCGACTccaaagcagaagaagaagaagaagaagaaagatcgAGGACGGTAAGTTGGTTGGGGAGTTAGCCCAGTATGGAGATGTTGAGTTtccaagagaagagaagaaagcagaGTCCCATCTGGGAGAAGTGCGGGTTATTTTTTGATGGGATGGATTGAATGTACGACTATGCCAATTGTTGATATAAGCAGTTACCCATACTTCTTAGAGCAAAGAAACAAGTGCTGGGCTTGAGGCCTGGGGCATAAGTGTTGGAGTTGTTCAGATGTGTTTGAAATCCTTTGGGGGATGAATTGTAAATGAGAATGCAAAGAAAGAAGCCAGGCAGAATGACCTTGCCTCTGAACCTTCTCAGCAGGTCAGAGAGCAGCTCTCCTCGACGGGAGCGGAAGAAGAGCTCcaagaagaagaaacacaggtGCACGGGGCGCCCTTGGCTTGGCGGGGGAGGAGCGCAGGCCTAGGGGTGGCTTCATGTGCCTTTTTCCCCCACCAGATCAGAATCTGAGTCAAAGAAACGGAAGCATAGGTAAGAGTGTGTGGGGAGCTGAGGCCGAGGGGAGCGGTAGCCCTCACTTGAGGCTTGTGCCTGCTCTTTGCTTGACATTTGGGAGGTTTCTTTTTAGACAACCGTGTTTTATTTCACAGATCTCCTACTCCGAAGAGCAAACGTAAATCTAAGGACAAGAAGCGCAAGCGGTGAGTGAGGTGACCTTGAGGAGATTTGCTTAGTGAGTGGATGGATGTTCCTGTAGGGAAGAGAGCAGAGTGGGACGTGTTAAGGGGCTGAGGACGCGCCTGGGTCATTCGATGTGGGTGGCACGGCCTCCTGAGCTGGGTGTTGGTCTCCCTTCAGGTCCAGAAGTACAACACCTGCTCCTAAGAGCCGCCGGACCCACCGATCAACCTCTGCCGATTCTGCTTCTTCCTCCGACACTTCTCGCAGCCGGTAAGGGGTGGTCCaggaggagggctggggagagggaacTGGCAGGTTAatcaatttaatatttattgagcgCCCACGGTGTGCTAGGCGCTGCACAGACCATTCGGAAGACACGGTCCCTGCCCTCTAGGAGCTGACAGGCTAAAGCAACAGGATGGACAGACATATacatttccccttctctcttttttttttcttttttgttttgttgttcttgttgttgtttctttctgATGTACATGGACTGCCAGGCTAGGGTGGGGGGGTTGTTCGTGGTCTCTGGGGGAGGAAGGAGTCCTTACCCTGGCCTCCTTAATCGGGGAAGGCTTCCTGCAGGAGGTGGGCTCAGGTGAGTTGGGAATGGGCTGGGTGGAGGGATGGGGGTGTCTGGGGGAGGTGCATAAAGGGTAAAGGGAGAATATCCTTTGGGAAGAAAGACTCAGGCAAACTCAACTTGGATTTCAGTGAATGAGTTGAGCCACATGGTATGAAGGTGCTTTTTGAGGTTTCTTTTAGGAAATGGTGGGAGCTCGGGAGGGGGTTTTATGTTCTCCCTTGAGCtgatttccctcccctcccccaatcctCAATTAACTCCTTCAGGTCTCGGAGCGGTGCAGCTAAAACCCATGCAACTGCCATGACTGGGCGAAGTCCTTCCCCTGCGTCAGGGCGTCGAGGGGAGGGAGACGCTCCTCCTGGTGAGCCAGGTGCCACCAGTGTGCAGCAGCCTGGCAGCCCGGAGCCCTCCACcaagcagcccagcagcccttcGGAGGACAAAGACAAGGAGGAGGTATGTTCTGAGCTTATTGACATTGGTTGGCTTGCTAGGATAAGGACTGTGAGAGAAGTGTGAGAAGGAGCAAGGTAATAGCTTATTTAGAGAAATGACTTGTGTTCTCCACATTCCCACATTATAGTTAACACATTTGGTTATCCATGTATATATCCTTTAGCGTTGTGGCTGAGTCGTGGGTCCTTTAGACTCGGAGCTCACTGGATATTACTGGTTCTGCATCACTGTTGTGTGAGGCTGCGTGTATAGGTAGCCAGTCCATGTACTGCTGTATTTCAGCTGGTCCCACTACCAGAAATGTTTGGAGGCAGTGGGCTTCTAGGAGTTCCCCTGTTGCTTTAACTGTAACATGCAGTCTCAGCCTTCTGAACTATTTTCATCTCCTAGAGTTAGCCTTTTCAGTTCGGATTTTAATctgctttctgttgtctttgagtCGTATTTTGAGTTTTGTCTTGTCCTGTACTCTACACCATGTTAACCTGCTTTTTTTCCACACAAGCCGTATTCTCAAACCTTCGTCTTTTCTCatactgtttaatttttttttcaaataaacattttttttttatttaaaaaaatatgatgatGTTACCTAGCCTCCCCCAGGGTAGCCTCTTGTAGAACTATAGTGCAGTGCCACAAAGTTGCCATTCCTAAATTGTCACACTTTTTTTCCCTgttatctccatctctcccttgaCATGGATAACCATTAATCCATTCCTACAATTTTATCTTCCAATGTTACAGCGTGTAACCATTTCAGGTTAGCCACAAGCAGAGTCAACCCAGGGTAGTTGTAGTAGTGTTGTTTTACAGTAGTTTGTTATTACCGAGTAGTGTTCCGTGGTACGGATGTACGCACTTTGTTAAGCACTTGCTGTGTAATTTTGCTGTAGCCTGTTTATTAAGGGTCAAGTCAGTTGACACTTTGAAAAATTGCTTTGTCATTTGAAATCActtcttttttcatgttttcgTACATTGTAATGGTATTTGTTGAATGCaggtttttatttcccttttgctTTCGCCTAGAGTATGAGACTCTTGAGGCCAGACTCGCCACTTTCATGTGCTTTCTTTATGCTTTGTGTATGATCTTTTCTTATTCAATACATGCGATTTGCCTTTTTGGGAGGAAGAGAGTTAATATAATGGGATGTGTaaaagcagtttcattgggaagttTATTGGGATCtacaggaagcaggaagtttgGGTGCTTAATGTATTCCTATCCCTACTCTGTTTTCCACTCTCAGAAATCTGCAGTGCGACCTAGCCCTTCTCCGGAAAGGAGCAGTGCAGGCCCAGAACCACCTGCGCCCCCTCCACTCCTTGCTGTGCAGCGTGGCAGCTCTCCACAGCCCGTTACAACAACCCctttaagtcaggagccagtgaaTCCTCCATCTGAGGCCTCCCCAACCCGGGGCCGTTCACCACCTAAGTCTCCTGAGAAGCCTGCCCCATCTTCCTCAGAGAGCTCACCACCATCCCCTCAACCTACCAAAGCGTCTCGGCATGCGAGCTCATCCCCTGACAGTCCTAAGCCCACTCCAGCTCCTGGGGCCCGCCGGGGGGCTTCTTCTTCTCCTACATCCAAGACCCGCTCACATGGCAGAGCAAAGCGGGAGAAGTCGCGTTCTCTTACACCTTCACGTAGAGGGGGGAGGTCCCGTAGCCCAGCTACTGCCAAGAGGGGGCGATCTCGGTCCCGGTCCCCTCAGTGGCGTAGGTCCCGATCAGCACAGAGGTGGGGAAGGTCAAGAAGTCCCCAGCGGCGTGGCCGCTCTAGGTCTCCTcagaggccaggctggtccaggagcAGAAATACCCAGAGAAGAGGCAGGTCTAGGTCAGCGAGGCGAGGCAGGTCACATTCTAGATCCCCAGCCACTAGAGGCAGATCTCGTTCTAGAACACCAGCCAGGCGGGGCAGGTCTCGCTCTAGAACGCCTGCCAGGCGTCGATCTAGGTCCAGAACATCTGCCAGGCGTCGATCTAGGTCCAGGACACCCATCCGCAGGGGCAGGTCTCGCTCTAGAACGCCCGCCAGGCGTCGTTCTAGAACCCGGTCTCCTGTTCGGCGGAGATCTCGCAGTAGATCTCCGGCAAGGAGAAGTGCCCGGTCACGCTCTAGAACCCCAGCCAGGCGTGCCCGGTCACGCTCTAGAACCCCAGCCAGGCGTGGTGGGCGGTCACGTTCCAGAAGCCCAGCTAGGCGTGGCCGCTCACGTTCTAGAACACCAGCCAGGAGAGGGCGGTCTCGGTCTAGAACACCAGCAAGGCGAGGAAGGTCCCGAAGCAGAAGTGTAGTTAGACGTGGGAGATCCCACTCTCGGACACCCCAGAGAAGGGGAAGGTCCGGCTCTTCCTCAGAGAGGAAGAACACACCCAGAACATCTCGGAGAAGCAGATCCAACTCAAGCTCAGAAATGAAAAAATCTCACGTTGCCTCAAGGCGTAGCAGGTCTGTCTCTTCACCTCGATCCAAAGCAAAATCTCGCTTGTCTTTGAGGCGAAGCCTTTCAGGGTCTTCTCTGTGCCCTAAGCAAAAGTCGCAGACACCACCCAGGCGCAGCCGGTCTGGATCATCCCAACCTAAAGCAAAATCTGAAACGCCAATAAGACGAAGTCGCTCTGGTTCTTCACCACCACCTAAGCAGAAATCTAAGACACCATCACGACAGAGTCAGTCTAACTTATCTCCTCAGCCTAAGGTGAAATCTGGAACACCACCAAGGCAAGGGTCTGGAACAAGTCCCCAGGGCACCGGACAGTCTACAACACCGCCAAGACGCAGTCGGTCCGAGTCATCGCCTGAGGCTGAGGGGAAATCTGGGACCCCACTGAGACTTGGCTGCTCTGGGGCTTCTCCTCAGCTCAAGTCTAGCACACCTCCAAGGCAGACTCCATCTAGATCCGCATCTCCACCGCCACGAGGAAAGGCTGCGTCAGCTGTGTCCTCACCACGGCAGAGAAGCCTCTCTGGCTCCTCCTCTCCAAGTCCTGGTAGGCTGGCATCTAGAACACCTCCAAGGCGGGGCAGATCCGTGTCTCCGTGCACCAAGGGGGGGTCGAGGTTGTTGCCAAGACACAGCCGTTCTAGGTCCACCTCACCAGATGCCAAAGCAGAACCTGAAACTCCAAGACAAAGTCACTCAAGGTCTACTTCTCCATGCCTCAAAGTCAAGTCTGAAACTCCACCAGGGCAGCGTCTTACTGGATCAAAGTCACCAGATCCCCAGGAGAAGCCTGAGGacgtggcagcagcagcagcagcacagagtcACTCTGTGAAATCTAGCTCCCCACCAGCAGGGAGCGATTTGGACTCCTCTCTGCAACAGACAGGACAGTCTCCCAGATCCGACGCTTCAAGCCCGGAAGTGCAGAGGCCCTTGCAGTCTTCGTCTCTGCTGGGCAGATCTCGAACACCACCTAAAGGTTGCCGATCGAGGTCCTCGTCTCCAATCAGTGAGCTGGCCTCAAGATCTCCAGTGAATGATGGAGGTGAATTGGTCAGTCCTCGGCTGAAATCGGGGATGTCTCCTGGGCAGGGCAGGTCCCAGTCTGACTCTTGCTCCTATCCTGTGAGCCAAAAATCTTTTCTGGGACAGGGTAGATCAGAACCTTTTTCTGAGTCGAAAGAGACAGCCTTCCCCACTCAAGAGGGTGTGACTGCAGCATCTCCTGGACCGAGAGGCAGGTTCAGTCCGCTGGGACCGGAGAAGTCGGAGGCCTCACCTGGACTAGGAGAGACACCGAGGAGTGGCACGGGGTCACCTGCAGACCAGACTAGCGTATCAGTGAAGGTAAACCAAGATGAGGAGTTCATGGAAGTGACAGAGAAGTCTGAACAGCCCACCAGCCAGCTCCTGCCCCGTGTGTCTCCAGAGCGTAATGAAATGGCTGCAAGCAGCTTGGGATTGTCTCCCGAGGTAGAAGAAAGGCCTGTGTCCTTGGCGCTTGACCACAGCCAGTCGCCGGCTCCTTTGGAAGCAGTGGAAATTCCTGCAGTGGCCTCGTCCTGGGGTGGAGCACAGTTTTCTCCAGAACGTAAAGAACTGTCTAGCTCACCTGGCAGGGAAAATAGCTTTGGGTCACCTTTAGAGCTTAGAAATTCAGGCCCTGTTACAGAAGTGAGCAGTGGATTTTCTCCTGAGGTTAAGGAAGATTTGAGTGGATCTTTCATTCCTCAGCATGAGACAGACACGTCTCTAGATGTGAAAGAACAGTCAACAAGGTCCTCCAGACGCAGCAGCTCTGAGTCATCCCCGGATGTTCTGGAGAAGGCAGGAATGTCTCCAAACCAGAGTGTCTCTTCACCTGTTCTTGATGCTGGAGCCAGAACACCCTCGAGAGAAAGGGGCAGTTCAGCATCTTCTCCTGAGCCAAAGGAGGGCTTACCCAGGACTCCATCACGGAGAAGCAGGTCTGGGTCTTCTCCGGGGCTTAGAGAAGGGTCAGGGACTCCTTCGAGACACAGCCTGTCTGGCTCCTCCCCTGGAACAAAGGAAGCACCTAGGACACCATCCAGGGGGAGGAGTGAGTGCGACTCTTCACCAGAACCAAAAGTTTTGCCTCAGACTCCGAGGGTAAAGAGTCGTTCTCCATCATCTCCAGAGCTCAACAAGGGTCTGACCCCGCAGAGGGCGCGGAGTGGATCCGAGTCCTCCGCTGAGCAGAAGGCAGTGGCCAGAACTCCCCTTGGACAGAGAAGTCGGTCTGGATCTTCTCAAGAACTTGATGGGAAGCCCAGCACATCCCCGCAGGAAAGAAGTGAGTCAGAATCTTCCCCAGATGtgaaagccaagccaagagccccaCTGAGGCAGAGGAGTCGCTCGGGGTCCTCTGCAGAGGTTGAGAAGCCCCGGCCTTCCCGGCGCAGCAGGTCAGCTTCCTCCCCTGAGGCGAAAGATGGGGCTAGAGTGGCAGCCAGAGCTCCGAGTGCTTCTGATTCTTCTCCGGAACCTCAAGTTCCTGTGCCCCGGGCTCTCCCCAGACGGAGCAGGTCACCCTCCTCTGGCAAGGACAGAGGCCCTTCCCCTGAAGGCAGCAGCAGTTCTGAGTCTTCCCCAGAGCACCCCCCCAAGTCAAGAGCCGTGCGAAGAGGCTCCAGGTCCTCCCCAGAACCGACCAAGACCAAATCGCGCACACCACCCCGGCGGCGTGCTTCCCGGTCACCTGAGCTGACCAGGAAGGCCCGGCCCTCCCGCAGGAGCcgctctgcctcttcctcacCAGAAGCCCGCTCCAGAACTCCGAGGCGCCGACGAAGCCCCTCAGTGTCTTCCCCTGAGCCAACCGAGAAGTCAAGATCTTCACGCAGGAGGCGTTCGCCTTCATCTCCCCGCACCAAGACAACTTCAAGGAGAGGTCGTTCTCCCTCTCCCAAGCCTCGTGGGCTGCAGAGGTCCCGCTCTCGCTCCAGGAGGGAGAAAGCGAGAACAGCCCGACGTCGAGAGAGATCTGGATCTTCCCAGTCAACCTCTCGGAGAAGGCAGCGGAGCCGGTCAAGGTCTCGGGTTACTCGGCGGCGGCGGGGAGGCTCTGGTTACCACTCAAGGTCACCTGCCAGGCAAGAGAGTTCCCGAACCTCCTCCCGACGCCGGAGGGGTCGTTCTCGAACACCCCCAACTAGCCGGAAGCGTTCTCGCTCACGCACGTCGCCAGCCTTGTGGAAGCGCTCCCGATCCCGGGCCTCTCCAGCTGCTCACCGCCGGTCGCGGTCCAGAACACCCCTGATCAGCCGCCGGAGGTCCAGGTCTCGGACCTCACCAGTTAGTCGGAGACGGTCAAGGTCTAGGACGTCGGTGACTCGACGAAGGTCTCGGTCAAGAGCGTCCCCGGTGAGTCGAAGGCGGTCAAGATCCAGAACACCACCTGTTACTCGCCGCCGTTCAAGGTCTAGGACCCCAACAACTCGCCGTCGGTCCCGGTCCAGAACTCCACCTGTGACTCGCAGGAGATCTAGATCGAGAACTCCGCCGGTAACCAGGAGGCGATCTCGCAGCAGAGCTTCGCCTGTTGCTCGCAGAAGATCAAGATCCAGAACATCTCCAGTCGCTCGAAGAAGGTCTCGCTCTCGGACCTCTCCGGTGACCCGCCGCCGCTCGAGATCTCGGACCCCTCCAGCCATTCGACGCAGGTCTAGATCTCGCACGCCACTGTTGCCACGCAAACGCTCCCGCAGTCGCTCACCACTTGCCATCCGTCGCCGCTCCAGATCCCGTACTCCAAGAACAACTCGAGGCAAGCGATCCTTAACAAGATCTCCTCCTGCTATCCGCAGGCGGTCTGCCTCTGGAAGCAGTTCTGATCACTCACGTTCTGCTACTCCTCCGGCAACGCGAAATCACTCTGGGTCTCGGACACCTCCAGTAGCGCTCAGTGGTTCCAGAATGAGCTGCTTCAGTCGCCCTAGCATGTCACCAACACCTCTTGACCGATGCAGATCACCTGGAATGCTTGAACCCCTTGGCAGTTCTCGGACGCCCATGTCTGTCCTGCAACAGGCTGGCGGCTCCATGATGGACGGTCCAGGACCACGGATACCTGATCACCCAAGAGCTTCTGTCCCAGAAAATCATGCCCAGTCCAGAATCGCGCTTGCCCTGACGGCCATCAGTCTTGGCACTGCCCGACCTCCTCCGTCCATGTCTGCTGCTGGCCTTGCTGCAAGAATGTCTCAGGTTCCAGCTCCGGTGCCTCTCATGAGTCTCAGAACGGCCCCAGCTGCCAGCCTTGCTAGCAGGATTCCTGCCGCCTCTGCAGCAGCCATGAACCTGGCCAGTGCCAGGACACCGGCCATGGCAGCAGCAGTGAACATGGCTGACGCACGGagccccgccgccgccgcagccatGAACTTAGCCAGCCCCAGAACAGCAGTGGCACCTCCTGCTGGGAACCTTGCCGACCCTCGCAGCCCTGCAGCCTCAGCTGTGAACctagcaggagccaggactgccgCTGCTTTGGCAGCTTTGAGTCTCACCGGCTCTGGCACACCCCCAGCTGCTGCAAATTATCCTTCCAGCTCCAGgacaccccaggctccagcccctgCAAATTTGGTGGGTGCCCGGTCTGCACATGGCGCAGCGCCTGTGAATATTGCCAGCTCCAGAAGCCCTGCAGCCTTAGCCCCGGCAGGTCTCAGCGGTGCTCGGCTGACACCAGCATTGTCTGGTGCAAACCTCACCAGCCCCAGGGGGCACCTCTCTGCTTATGAGCGTGTCAGTGGCCGCTCCTCACCACAGCTCCTTGACAGAGCTAGGTCCAGAACACCACCACCTGTCCCTAGCCAGTCTAGAATGACCTCA
It contains:
- the SRRM2 gene encoding serine/arginine repetitive matrix protein 2 isoform X1 — encoded protein: MYNGIGLPTPRGSGTNGYVQRNLSLVRGRRGERPDYKGEEELRRLEAALVKRPNPDILDHERKRRVELRCLELEEMMEEQGYEEQQIQEKVATFRLMLLEKDVNPGGKEETPGQRPTVTETHQLAELNEKKNERLRAAFGISDSYVDGSSFDPQRRAREAKQAAAEPPKPYSLVRESSSSRSPTPKQKKKKKKKDRGRRSESSSPRRERKKSSKKKKHRSESESKKRKHRSPTPKSKRKSKDKKRKRSRSTTPAPKSRRTHRSTSADSASSSDTSRSRSRSGAAKTHATAMTGRSPSPASGRRGEGDAPPGEPGATSVQQPGSPEPSTKQPSSPSEDKDKEEKSAVRPSPSPERSSAGPEPPAPPPLLAVQRGSSPQPVTTTPLSQEPVNPPSEASPTRGRSPPKSPEKPAPSSSESSPPSPQPTKASRHASSSPDSPKPTPAPGARRGASSSPTSKTRSHGRAKREKSRSLTPSRRGGRSRSPATAKRGRSRSRSPQWRRSRSAQRWGRSRSPQRRGRSRSPQRPGWSRSRNTQRRGRSRSARRGRSHSRSPATRGRSRSRTPARRGRSRSRTPARRRSRSRTSARRRSRSRTPIRRGRSRSRTPARRRSRTRSPVRRRSRSRSPARRSARSRSRTPARRARSRSRTPARRGGRSRSRSPARRGRSRSRTPARRGRSRSRTPARRGRSRSRSVVRRGRSHSRTPQRRGRSGSSSERKNTPRTSRRSRSNSSSEMKKSHVASRRSRSVSSPRSKAKSRLSLRRSLSGSSLCPKQKSQTPPRRSRSGSSQPKAKSETPIRRSRSGSSPPPKQKSKTPSRQSQSNLSPQPKVKSGTPPRQGSGTSPQGTGQSTTPPRRSRSESSPEAEGKSGTPLRLGCSGASPQLKSSTPPRQTPSRSASPPPRGKAASAVSSPRQRSLSGSSSPSPGRLASRTPPRRGRSVSPCTKGGSRLLPRHSRSRSTSPDAKAEPETPRQSHSRSTSPCLKVKSETPPGQRLTGSKSPDPQEKPEDVAAAAAAQSHSVKSSSPPAGSDLDSSLQQTGQSPRSDASSPEVQRPLQSSSLLGRSRTPPKGCRSRSSSPISELASRSPVNDGGELVSPRLKSGMSPGQGRSQSDSCSYPVSQKSFLGQGRSEPFSESKETAFPTQEGVTAASPGPRGRFSPLGPEKSEASPGLGETPRSGTGSPADQTSVSVKVNQDEEFMEVTEKSEQPTSQLLPRVSPERNEMAASSLGLSPEVEERPVSLALDHSQSPAPLEAVEIPAVASSWGGAQFSPERKELSSSPGRENSFGSPLELRNSGPVTEVSSGFSPEVKEDLSGSFIPQHETDTSLDVKEQSTRSSRRSSSESSPDVLEKAGMSPNQSVSSPVLDAGARTPSRERGSSASSPEPKEGLPRTPSRRSRSGSSPGLREGSGTPSRHSLSGSSPGTKEAPRTPSRGRSECDSSPEPKVLPQTPRVKSRSPSSPELNKGLTPQRARSGSESSAEQKAVARTPLGQRSRSGSSQELDGKPSTSPQERSESESSPDVKAKPRAPLRQRSRSGSSAEVEKPRPSRRSRSASSPEAKDGARVAARAPSASDSSPEPQVPVPRALPRRSRSPSSGKDRGPSPEGSSSSESSPEHPPKSRAVRRGSRSSPEPTKTKSRTPPRRRASRSPELTRKARPSRRSRSASSSPEARSRTPRRRRSPSVSSPEPTEKSRSSRRRRSPSSPRTKTTSRRGRSPSPKPRGLQRSRSRSRREKARTARRRERSGSSQSTSRRRQRSRSRSRVTRRRRGGSGYHSRSPARQESSRTSSRRRRGRSRTPPTSRKRSRSRTSPALWKRSRSRASPAAHRRSRSRTPLISRRRSRSRTSPVSRRRSRSRTSVTRRRSRSRASPVSRRRSRSRTPPVTRRRSRSRTPTTRRRSRSRTPPVTRRRSRSRTPPVTRRRSRSRASPVARRRSRSRTSPVARRRSRSRTSPVTRRRSRSRTPPAIRRRSRSRTPLLPRKRSRSRSPLAIRRRSRSRTPRTTRGKRSLTRSPPAIRRRSASGSSSDHSRSATPPATRNHSGSRTPPVALSGSRMSCFSRPSMSPTPLDRCRSPGMLEPLGSSRTPMSVLQQAGGSMMDGPGPRIPDHPRASVPENHAQSRIALALTAISLGTARPPPSMSAAGLAARMSQVPAPVPLMSLRTAPAASLASRIPAASAAAMNLASARTPAMAAAVNMADARSPAAAAAMNLASPRTAVAPPAGNLADPRSPAASAVNLAGARTAAALAALSLTGSGTPPAAANYPSSSRTPQAPAPANLVGARSAHGAAPVNIASSRSPAALAPAGLSGARLTPALSGANLTSPRGHLSAYERVSGRSSPQLLDRARSRTPPPVPSQSRMTSERAPSPGSRMVQAPAQPLLPPAQERPRSPVPSAFSDQSRVVAQTTTVVGSQALSPGTGLKTMSAADHNGMLSGPGPGVAHPEGGESPVPTVAQQSALAALQPAKERRSSSSSSSSSSSSSSSSSSSSSSSSSGSSSSDSEGSSLPPQPEVALKRVPSPAPAPKEAVREGRPPEPTPAKRKRRSSSSSSSSSSSSSSSSSSSSSSSSSSSSSSSSSSSSSSSSSSSPAKPGPQALPKPASPKKPPPGEHRSRSPRKPIDSLRDSRSLSYSPVERHCPSPQPSPRDQQSSGERGSRRGQHGDGRSPSHKRRRETPSPLPVRHRSSRSP